Part of the Melitaea cinxia chromosome 6, ilMelCinx1.1, whole genome shotgun sequence genome is shown below.
TAAACTTATAAGAAGTTTCTACAACAAAAGCTCCGCCTACCCGCTTCTCTTAATGGACGAGAAGAATGTTTGACAAAATTTGACACTTTAATGAGAGGGAGCGTCTCGGCCGATTTATAATACGTTACAACATGATTTGCAATATGATAACAATTACCTAGCTTGTTGAGCCATTAaggttaattaattattaagtaaattttagaCATACACATGTTGGTGTAGCTAAGTGCGCCACCTACATGTAATTTGTAGAAACTTTAGTTAAGctcaaagataaataatttatttcactaCAAACTACATACTATTTCTTCGACCTTCAGCTTTCAATCTTGACCGTACCAAATATTTCTCCTTAGTCCTTAGTGTCTTCTCAACTATACATGATATTGTCAAAATTATATGAGCTATTTTGGCACTCTTGGAAGCCATTAATCCAAACGAGTGAATTAATGAATCGATAATTTATTGTTGTTATAGCCTTCACTGATGATGTCTTACCTATAAGTAGTTGATTTCCACAAGTGTTGTTGTGCCACCAGAAGCTCTTCGCAACTTTTTATGAACATAATTGTACTACATATACCTTTGTTAAAGTTTGTAaaaatcataattgtgtttgctagcaaacgaaaaaaaaccgacttcaattacatcgacaagtaatagaacgtaagtagatgaaaaaaattaacaaacgcactagtcttcACTACTATTTTAGAAGGTCCCTCTCGATTCCTCTGAGATGCcaacatcagatcctggtttccttatcatggtaccccacttaggatatctcctttctaacaataattgtgtttgctcgcaaacgaaaaaaaaaccgacttcaattacatcgacaagtaatacaacgtagatcgacgaaaacttagtcaagcaactacgcgttatcaaagattactcaaaaagtagttatcatatctcgataaaatttatatgtgaccacatgataaacatcagctttcgattaaattaaaaattatcaaaatcggtacacccagtaaaaagttattacggattttcaagagtttccctcgatttctctaggatcccatcatcagatcctggtttccttatcacggtaccaaactagggatatcccctttccaacaaaaaaagaattatcaaaatcggtacatccagtagaaagttatgcggtataatacaacgtaggtcgacgaaaaaagcgtcaagtaaaaacgcattattagatataactcgaaaagtagttgttagatctcaaataaatttaaatgggaccaattggcacacaccacctttcgattaaaacaaaatttgtcgaaatcggtctagccggtcaaaagttctgatgtaacatacataaaaaaaaaaaaaaaaaaaaaaaaatacagtcgaattgagaacctcctccttttttggaagtcggttaaaaaaagaattaaattcgGTTCattaacgacgaagttatccgcgaacacacaaaaatatatgtataatcgaattgaaaaacctcttcctttttaaccgacttcaaaaaaggaggcggttactcaatttgaccgtgtatgtttttatgtatgttcggggatcacttcgaccgattttgatgattctttttttgttgagaaggagatatcactggtgtggtaccatgacaaggaaatcaggatcaaaatccgtataactttttactgggtgatgatttttaagttaatcaaaagccgatgtttatcgtgtggtcacatttaaatttcatttgatctgattacaacttttggagtaatctgtgataatgcgtatttgcttgactattttttcgtctacctacgttgtattacttgtcgatgtaattgaagtcggttttttttcgtttgccagcaaacacaattatttgaaatcgattaaataaaatcctcataattatacaaatattaacaatatttttactaaaattttaatttggttaatgtaacaataattttatatcaaaaatttgtcaatattatttaaacaatcattttttatatataaaaagagaaatttaaatattattcaggtaatagtaaaattacctactattaatttacaatacttaCAAGCTAAAATATAACAGAAATAATAGAAACGTCGTTATTTTGAAGAAATTCTTTTTTCGTgactttttattatgaaaaagaataatgacATTTTCttttgacaaattaaaaaaattctaacgcAACATTCTCAGATTTCATATTTAGTGCTATTTACCTTATCGTTTTAATATTGAGTAAAGATAATAATGGCTGTTGCTTTACCAATGGAATCTAACCCAGAGATAATGAACAAGTACCTGCATAAATTGGGAGTACCTGAGAAATGGCAAATGGTTGATGTTATTGGTCTCGAAGGAGATGCGTTGAACTGGGTGCCCCGACCAGTTCTTGCTGTGATTCTTCTTTTTCCTTTATCTGAAAGATATGAACACCACCGTACACAACAAGAGAACGAACTTTTAAGCAAGGGAGAACAAGCTCCAAAAGACGTATTTCACTTAAAACAAGTACTAAGTAACATTTGCGGCACTGTTGCTTTGGTACATAGTGTTGCAAATAATACGCATCAAATAGATCTAAAAGATGGACTTCTTAAGAATTATTTGAAAGACTCTAAAGGATTAGATGCAGCAGCTAAAGGCGCACTGCTGGAAAACTCTACTAATATTTTAGAAGCTTACAAAGAAGTTATTGAAAAAGGAGTAGACATTGAGGACAATGAAACAGTAAATAAccattttataacatttattcacAAAGATGGTTATCTGTATGAGCTGGATGGTCGTAAGGCTTTACCAATAAACCACGGGCCAACGACTGAGGTTAACTTTCTAGAAGATGCTGCTAAAGTCTGCCGTCAATTTATTGAACGTGAACCAGACCACATCGGTTTTAACGTCGTCGCTCTTGTTCCTTCtcaataatgattttttaataccataatttaaataattagcttttataataaaataaaaatattaaaaaaacgtatgcatattttatttttgatgttaTCTCGTGGCTTTGTCTTGGTTTCATGGGTTTGTCTTTAATATATTACAGCGTTATAAAAGaactttctaaaatattatttcgttaaaaatatttaatatgatattaaagatTCTTAAATTAGAATATAGCAATTGCTTTCCCTTTAATCTTTTCACAATTTGCAAATCGAATTCACCGACGAATGATTGCGTCGACgtctcaattaaaaaaatctgcaCACTTGTTACACGGCTCCCGCATTCCTCCTTAAAATTCTCTATCTTCggaaactaattaaaaattcgCCTCGCCTCCGTAGCCCTGTGTTCAATTCAACGATATAACTTCATTTATAAACGAGCAATCTTGTCCAAGATAAGGGCTGGCGAGAAAACAACGAAGAGCGCAACTTGCCACACGCGTCTGCGACGCGACTGGACAAAAAGTAAATTCAGACAAACAGCCTCAGAGTTTTAAATGGAACGCGAGTGGATTCACCGCGTTAACTATGGCAATACTGGGAAGGACGCGACATCGGTAAGTCACGTCATCTAATAAATGACACCGGCCctgaagtaaatatataatattgtatttgtgtaaataaacaaaataatgctACGGGAACCCGAAATgctttaaatattcaaatgaaGCGAGCCGAGGTAAAATACGAAGGTGCGCTCGCTCGAGTTGAGCCCAATTAAATCGGTGCCACTGAggtagaaattaaaaacaaaaggaTGACGGGGCTCCAGCGCGCATTTTTCTCATGAGTATTATTAGCGCGATGTCAACCCACAAAAAATGAACTTAGAGACTTGTCGTGGCCGTGATCATTATCGATAACATCCCGcattttgtattgttttgatAAGTGTGATGCTGTTTCATTTGGACGTTTTGTTGACGTTTTATATTCACTTTACACAGATGATCGATACGGGGGTTGCATGTTAGTAAAttccttttaaattaaattgcttTTAAACTTGGGTACTTTTTCGATTCATTATATTGCACGTATGTAATGCTCTGTCAATCACAGTCAACGAGTGGTAACAAAACCTCGAACACTCAAACAGCATTGGCCACGGTCATTACTCACAGCGGGGCCTGGTGAGAACAGATTTAATATTTGCCTATAAATCAATTACGAACGTGTGGCGAGTCCGCTTAACGCTCTATTATTATGCCTTTCTTTAAGGTAATGATAAATTATCTACAAAGGTTCACACTGTGTCCATTCAATACATGCTTACATTCACTTCATAGTTGCAGTTCATAGACGCCTATTCCTTTTCAAGGTTTTACTTTCTTATGCATAATCATCGTCATCAAACGCTTGATTAGCATTAATCTTCTAATATGTCTGTAgcttgtttaatttataaaatcagtCAAGtacaaaactattaaataaatgttcttttacgTACAAAAACGAGTGTACTAGACCACactactgaaataaaacttgcgaaacgtaactctctctttctatcttcattaacttatatctccctctcaacatcCGTTTGCCtcatccgatcacacttttcgaaacgctctcgtcacgaattcaccagtTTGCTCCCCAAGTCGGGCGTgcgtaaaaatgttttacttcaataagcTATGAAATTAACAAAACCTACAAAATTAACATTATGTGCGATAAGCAATACGtatgaaaattgtattaaaatcaaATCATTATAATAACATCTACTAAGTGCTTACTTTATTgctattatgtatttatattataatatttacctaCCTATTGTATTTAATAGAGAAATCTTTAACGGTGAAAATTGATGATAACCAAGTCTATTGGCATATAATCATTGGTATATACCTGATCATGAAATTATTGAATGTTATATGCATTATGttcaagttatataattatgtaggtatagCGTTCCATTACGATGAGATTCATTAACACCCAATGCGACCTCT
Proteins encoded:
- the LOC123654447 gene encoding ubiquitin carboxyl-terminal hydrolase-like — encoded protein: MAVALPMESNPEIMNKYLHKLGVPEKWQMVDVIGLEGDALNWVPRPVLAVILLFPLSERYEHHRTQQENELLSKGEQAPKDVFHLKQVLSNICGTVALVHSVANNTHQIDLKDGLLKNYLKDSKGLDAAAKGALLENSTNILEAYKEVIEKGVDIEDNETVNNHFITFIHKDGYLYELDGRKALPINHGPTTEVNFLEDAAKVCRQFIEREPDHIGFNVVALVPSQ